In the Flavobacteriales bacterium genome, CCAATTCCCTGACCTGGTCCACGAGGCGGTCGTGCACATGCTCCACCCGGCCTGAGGCGAGCAGGACTTCAAGGTCGGCCCGGTCGGCCTCCACGGCCGGCCTGAACAGCAGGGGGGCGCAGGTGAGCGCATCCACGCCCTCCCCGCGCGACCGCACGTGAAGTTCGAAGTCCATGGTCCTGAAGAGTCCGCCCGCTGAGCGTCCAAGTTCACTGGGCGGGCCAAAGCTAATCAATGATGGGTTATTAACAACTTATGAACACCAGGTGCTCCAAAGGCAGCGTAACCCCCCAGGCCTACGTTCCGTAAAGGCGAACGCCGGATGAAGCCATTTCCGGAACCTTCCATGGCCACACGCGTGTTCAACCTCGGTACCGATCCCGATCGGCCCGTGGTGCTGTTCGTGGACGACGACGCGGGGAACCGCCAGGCGTTCCATGCCACGTTCCGCCGCTCCTTCGAGGTGCTCACGGCCAGCGGATTCGAGGAGGCCTGGCAGTTCCTGTCGAACCGGCCGGTGGACGTGATCATCACCGATCAGCGGATGCCGGGCACCACGGGGAGCCAGTTGCTCTCCCTGGTGCGTGAGCGCTTTCCCCAGGTCCGGCGCATGCTGGTGACCGCCTATTCGGACATCCAGGCCGTGATCGACGCGGTGAACCTCGGAGGGGTCACCAACTACATCGCCAAGCCGTGGGACCCGGGCCGGTTGGAGGCCTTGGTGATGGC is a window encoding:
- a CDS encoding response regulator, coding for MATRVFNLGTDPDRPVVLFVDDDAGNRQAFHATFRRSFEVLTASGFEEAWQFLSNRPVDVIITDQRMPGTTGSQLLSLVRERFPQVRRMLVTAYSDIQAVIDAVNLGGVTNYIAKPWDPGRLEALVMAAHAEVKAERQREQFTQQLVEANRQLEFALRQRLLS